A stretch of Pseudomonas sp. CCC3.1 DNA encodes these proteins:
- the uvrB gene encoding excinuclease ABC subunit UvrB, giving the protein MSDFQLVTRFQPAGDQPEAIRQMIEGIEAGLSHQTLLGVTGSGKTFSIANVIAHVNRPTLVLAPNKTLAAQLYGEFKSFFPNNAVEYFVSYYDYYQPEAYVPSSDTFIEKDASINDHIEQMRLSATKALLERKDAIIVTTVSCIYGLGSPETYLKMVLHVDRGDKLDQRELLRRLADLQYTRNDMDFARATFRVRGDVIDIYPAESDLEAIRIELFDDEVESISAFDPLTGEVIRKMPRFTFYPKSHYVTPRETLLGAVEGIKEELKERLDYLRTNNKLVEAQRLEQRTRFDLEMIMELGYCNGIENYSRYLSGRESSAPPPTLFDYLPADALLVIDESHVSVPQVGAMYKGDRSRKETLVEYGFRLPSALDNRPMRFDEWERISPQTIFVSATPGNYEAEHAGRTIEQVVRPTGLVDPQIEIRPALTQVDDLLSEISKRVALEERVLVTTLTKRMSEDLTDYLADHGVRVRYLHSDIDTVERVEIIRDLRLGVFDVLVGINLLREGLDMPEVSLVAILDADKEGFLRSERSLIQTIGRAARNLNGRAILYADRITGSMERAIGETERRRDKQIAFNLANGITPKGVFKDVADIMEGAVVPGSRSKKRKGMAKAAEENAKYENELRSPSEISKRIRQLEEKMYALARDLEFEAAAQMRDEIGKLRERLLQV; this is encoded by the coding sequence ATGTCTGATTTCCAACTCGTTACCCGCTTTCAGCCCGCAGGCGACCAGCCCGAAGCCATTCGCCAGATGATCGAAGGCATTGAGGCCGGTCTGTCGCACCAGACCCTGCTCGGGGTAACCGGCTCGGGCAAGACCTTCAGCATTGCCAACGTGATCGCCCATGTAAATCGGCCGACGCTGGTACTGGCGCCGAACAAAACCCTGGCGGCGCAGCTGTATGGCGAGTTCAAGTCGTTCTTCCCGAACAACGCGGTGGAATACTTTGTCTCGTACTACGACTACTACCAGCCCGAAGCCTACGTGCCCTCCTCCGATACGTTTATCGAAAAAGACGCCTCGATCAACGACCACATCGAGCAGATGCGGCTGTCGGCGACCAAGGCGCTGCTGGAGCGCAAAGACGCGATCATCGTGACCACGGTTTCTTGCATCTACGGCTTGGGCAGCCCGGAAACCTATTTAAAGATGGTGTTGCACGTTGATCGCGGCGACAAACTCGACCAGCGCGAACTGTTACGCCGTCTGGCCGACCTGCAATACACCCGCAATGACATGGATTTTGCCCGCGCCACTTTCCGGGTGCGCGGCGATGTGATCGACATCTACCCGGCCGAATCCGACCTTGAGGCGATTCGCATTGAACTGTTCGATGACGAAGTCGAAAGCATCAGCGCCTTTGATCCGCTGACCGGCGAAGTCATCCGCAAGATGCCGCGCTTTACCTTCTACCCCAAAAGCCACTATGTAACCCCGCGCGAAACCTTGCTCGGCGCGGTTGAAGGGATCAAGGAAGAACTCAAGGAGCGCCTCGACTACCTGCGCACAAACAATAAGCTTGTAGAAGCGCAGCGCCTGGAGCAGCGCACGCGCTTTGATCTGGAAATGATCATGGAGCTGGGTTATTGCAACGGCATCGAAAACTACTCGCGCTACCTCTCGGGACGCGAGTCCAGTGCCCCGCCGCCCACCCTGTTTGATTACCTGCCTGCCGACGCACTGCTGGTGATCGACGAGTCGCACGTCAGCGTGCCGCAAGTCGGCGCCATGTATAAAGGCGACCGATCACGCAAAGAAACCCTTGTGGAGTACGGCTTCCGCTTGCCATCGGCGCTGGACAACCGGCCGATGCGCTTTGATGAATGGGAGCGCATCAGCCCGCAGACGATTTTCGTCTCGGCCACCCCCGGCAACTACGAGGCCGAACATGCAGGCCGGACCATTGAGCAAGTGGTGCGCCCGACCGGCTTGGTCGACCCGCAAATCGAAATTCGCCCGGCACTGACGCAGGTGGATGACCTGCTCTCCGAAATTTCCAAGCGTGTGGCGCTGGAAGAACGGGTGCTGGTGACCACCTTGACCAAACGCATGTCCGAAGACCTCACCGACTACCTGGCCGATCATGGCGTGCGCGTGCGTTACCTGCACTCGGACATCGACACGGTGGAACGGGTCGAGATCATTCGCGACCTGCGCCTCGGCGTGTTTGATGTGCTGGTGGGTATCAACTTGCTGCGTGAAGGCCTGGACATGCCCGAAGTGTCGCTGGTGGCGATTCTCGACGCCGACAAAGAAGGCTTTCTGCGCTCCGAGCGTTCGTTGATCCAGACCATTGGCCGTGCGGCCCGCAACCTCAATGGCCGGGCGATTCTGTACGCCGACCGCATCACCGGGTCGATGGAACGGGCGATTGGCGAAACCGAGCGCCGACGCGACAAACAGATCGCCTTCAACCTGGCCAACGGCATCACCCCCAAAGGTGTATTCAAAGACGTCGCCGACATCATGGAAGGCGCGGTGGTACCGGGCTCGCGCAGCAAGAAGCGCAAAGGCATGGCCAAAGCGGCCGAAGAAAACGCCAAATACGAAAACGAACTGCGCTCACCGAGCGAAATCAGCAAGCGCATTCGCCAACTCGAAGAAAAAATGTACGCCCTCGCCCGCGATCTGGAGTTCGAAGCCGCTGCGCAAATGCGCGACGAAATCGGCAAGCTCAGAGAGCGCTTGTTGCAGGTTTAA
- a CDS encoding MFS transporter, whose translation MTAINTQTPAVPGRLEQMSTRVAFFIAGFGVAAWAPLVPYAKARAGLDEATLGLLLLSLGVGSILAMPIAGVLASRFGCRRVLTVGTLLICLSLPLLATLSSIPLLVATLFVFGAGLGAVDSTVNLQAVIVERASGRHMMSGFHGLFSVGGIAGAGGVSALLALGLPPLWAIAVVVVLILVALFKAAPHLLPYASKSTGPAFAIPHGVVLFIGLLCFTVFLAEGAMLDWSAVFLTAEKHINEVYAGLGYAAFALTMTAGRLMGDRIVKRLGARRVIVLGGLFAASGLALATLAPSWEVALMGYALVGAGCSNIVPVLYTAVGKQTVMPESIAVPAITTLGYTGILAGPAAIGFIAHASSLNIAFLLIAAMLVAVAISGRILKV comes from the coding sequence ATGACTGCCATCAACACCCAAACGCCCGCGGTCCCGGGGCGCCTCGAACAAATGTCGACACGCGTTGCCTTTTTCATCGCAGGCTTTGGCGTAGCCGCTTGGGCGCCGTTGGTGCCCTATGCCAAAGCCCGCGCAGGGCTCGATGAAGCCACACTCGGTTTGTTGCTGCTGTCTCTGGGCGTCGGCTCAATTCTGGCGATGCCGATTGCCGGGGTGCTGGCTTCGCGCTTTGGCTGCCGCCGGGTGTTGACGGTCGGTACGTTATTGATTTGCCTGAGCCTGCCGCTGCTGGCGACACTCAGTTCCATCCCGTTGCTGGTCGCGACGCTGTTTGTGTTTGGCGCAGGCCTGGGTGCCGTCGATTCCACCGTCAATTTGCAAGCAGTGATCGTTGAACGTGCCAGCGGGCGCCATATGATGTCGGGTTTTCATGGCCTGTTCAGTGTCGGCGGGATTGCCGGTGCGGGCGGCGTCAGCGCGCTGTTGGCGCTGGGCCTGCCACCACTTTGGGCAATTGCAGTGGTGGTCGTGCTGATTCTCGTGGCCCTGTTTAAAGCGGCGCCGCATTTGCTGCCTTATGCCAGCAAAAGCACCGGACCCGCGTTCGCAATTCCCCACGGCGTGGTGCTGTTTATCGGTTTGCTGTGTTTTACCGTGTTCCTGGCCGAAGGCGCGATGCTCGACTGGAGTGCGGTATTTTTGACCGCTGAAAAGCACATCAATGAGGTGTATGCCGGGCTCGGCTATGCCGCCTTTGCGCTGACCATGACCGCTGGCCGCTTGATGGGCGATCGTATCGTCAAGCGCTTGGGCGCCCGTCGAGTGATTGTGCTGGGAGGGTTGTTCGCAGCCTCGGGCCTGGCCCTAGCAACGTTGGCGCCCAGCTGGGAAGTTGCGTTGATGGGCTATGCACTGGTCGGCGCAGGTTGCTCGAACATCGTGCCGGTGCTGTACACCGCCGTAGGCAAGCAAACCGTCATGCCCGAAAGCATTGCGGTGCCCGCCATTACCACCCTGGGCTATACGGGTATTTTGGCGGGGCCTGCTGCCATCGGCTTTATTGCCCATGCCAGCAGCCTGAATATTGCCTTCCTGTTGATCGCCGCCATGCTGGTGGCCGTGGCCATCAGCGGGCGGATTTTAAAGGTTTAA
- a CDS encoding TonB-dependent siderophore receptor, with protein sequence MPCAFASEPASSAIHIQAQPLGAALSQLAQQTSLQVFFSPQLVAGKQAPAVNGNLSPEQALRELLQGSGLGYELNGDAVTLSPAQTVSASSGSGPLELGPVDVKVVGDWLGDANSEVVQNHPGARTVVRRKAMIEQGAMNVGDVLKTIPGVQVQESNGTGGSDISLNVGVRGLTSRLSPRSTVLIDGVPAAFAPYGQPQLSMAPISAGNLDSIDVVRGAGSVRYGPQNVGGVINFVTRAIPETFQGEVGTTLETSERGGWKHIESAFLGGTADNGMGAALLYSGVKGDGYRASNNNNDIDDVLLKTHWAPTDQDDFSLNFHYYDATADMPGGLTQKQFDADPYQSVRDYDNFTGRRKDVSFKYLRQIDDQTQFEVLTYYTDSFRGSNIAARNLQTLASYPRSYHTFGIEPRVSHVFILGDVTQEVGLGYRYLKEAMQEEASQVYLVNNVPTPGPGADGHIYQDRTGGTEASSFYIDDKIDVGNWTVTPGIRFERISTNWQDHSVLDNKGVPVPEKNRSIDSNEALPALSVMYHLSDAWKLFANYETSFGSLQYFQLAQGGTGDQTAAGLKPEKAKTYEIGTRYDNGVWGGEVTLFYIDFADELQYVSNDVGWTNLGATKHQGIETSAHYDMSALDPRLDGLSVNAGFTYTKATSEGDIVNFKGRDLPLYSRQVVNLGARYVVNRWTYNLDMFAQSQQHAPGTGGVYITDPTPDGQYGDIPGYATWSTRVGYDFGPQASNLKVGAGIKNLFNQEYYTRSSDNNSGIYVGEPRTFFVQASVGF encoded by the coding sequence ATGCCGTGTGCGTTTGCGAGCGAGCCTGCGTCGAGTGCGATTCATATTCAGGCCCAGCCGTTGGGTGCGGCGTTGAGCCAACTGGCTCAGCAGACCTCATTGCAGGTGTTCTTCAGCCCGCAACTGGTGGCTGGCAAACAGGCGCCAGCAGTCAACGGCAACCTGTCGCCTGAGCAAGCGCTGCGTGAGTTGCTGCAAGGCAGTGGTCTGGGCTATGAACTCAATGGCGATGCGGTGACCTTGAGCCCGGCGCAAACAGTCAGTGCCTCAAGCGGCTCTGGCCCGCTGGAGCTGGGGCCGGTGGACGTCAAGGTGGTGGGCGACTGGCTGGGCGATGCCAATTCTGAAGTGGTCCAGAACCACCCCGGTGCACGTACCGTGGTGCGCCGCAAGGCGATGATTGAGCAGGGCGCGATGAATGTCGGCGATGTGCTCAAGACCATCCCGGGGGTGCAGGTGCAGGAGTCAAACGGCACCGGTGGCAGTGATATTTCCCTGAACGTGGGCGTGCGAGGCCTGACCTCGCGCCTGTCGCCGCGCTCGACGGTATTGATTGATGGAGTTCCGGCGGCATTTGCCCCGTATGGCCAGCCACAATTGTCGATGGCGCCGATTTCGGCGGGCAACCTGGACAGCATCGACGTGGTACGCGGTGCCGGTTCCGTGCGTTATGGACCACAGAACGTGGGCGGCGTGATCAACTTTGTGACCCGCGCGATCCCGGAAACCTTTCAGGGTGAAGTCGGCACTACCCTGGAAACCTCCGAACGCGGCGGCTGGAAGCACATTGAATCGGCGTTCTTGGGCGGCACGGCCGACAACGGTATGGGTGCGGCCTTGCTGTATTCCGGTGTGAAGGGTGATGGCTACCGAGCGAGCAATAACAACAACGACATCGATGACGTGTTGCTCAAAACCCATTGGGCGCCGACGGATCAAGACGATTTCAGCCTTAACTTTCACTACTACGACGCCACCGCTGACATGCCTGGCGGTTTGACCCAGAAACAGTTTGATGCTGATCCGTACCAATCGGTGCGCGATTACGACAACTTCACCGGTCGCCGCAAGGACGTGTCCTTCAAGTATTTGCGCCAGATTGATGACCAGACCCAGTTTGAAGTCCTGACCTATTACACCGACAGCTTCCGTGGCAGCAATATCGCTGCGCGCAACCTGCAAACACTGGCCTCGTACCCGCGCAGTTACCACACCTTCGGGATTGAGCCGCGCGTGTCGCATGTGTTCATCTTGGGCGATGTCACGCAAGAAGTGGGTCTGGGCTATCGCTACCTCAAAGAAGCCATGCAGGAAGAGGCCAGCCAGGTTTACCTGGTTAACAACGTGCCAACCCCAGGGCCAGGCGCTGACGGGCATATCTATCAGGACCGCACTGGCGGCACCGAAGCCAGCTCGTTCTACATCGATGACAAGATTGATGTCGGCAACTGGACCGTCACACCGGGCATTCGCTTTGAACGCATCAGCACTAACTGGCAAGACCACTCGGTGCTGGACAACAAGGGGGTGCCGGTCCCGGAAAAGAACCGCAGCATCGACAGCAACGAAGCGTTGCCTGCACTGAGCGTGATGTATCACCTCTCGGACGCCTGGAAACTGTTCGCCAACTATGAAACCTCGTTTGGCAGCTTGCAGTACTTCCAGCTTGCCCAAGGCGGTACAGGGGACCAGACCGCAGCTGGCCTGAAACCTGAGAAAGCCAAGACCTATGAAATCGGCACCCGCTATGACAATGGCGTGTGGGGCGGCGAAGTGACGCTGTTCTACATCGACTTTGCTGATGAGCTGCAATACGTCAGCAACGATGTGGGCTGGACCAACTTAGGCGCAACCAAGCATCAGGGCATCGAGACCTCGGCCCACTACGACATGTCGGCGCTGGACCCGCGTCTTGACGGCTTGTCGGTGAATGCTGGCTTTACCTACACGAAGGCGACGTCCGAGGGTGACATCGTCAACTTCAAGGGCCGTGATCTGCCGCTGTACTCGCGTCAGGTCGTCAACCTTGGCGCGCGTTATGTGGTGAATCGCTGGACCTACAACCTCGACATGTTTGCGCAGTCTCAACAGCACGCACCGGGTACGGGCGGCGTTTACATCACTGACCCGACGCCAGATGGCCAATACGGCGACATTCCGGGTTATGCCACCTGGAGCACCCGCGTTGGCTACGATTTTGGTCCGCAGGCGTCGAACCTGAAGGTCGGAGCGGGGATCAAAAACCTGTTCAATCAGGAGTACTACACACGCTCCAGCGACAACAACTCTGGCATCTACGTGGGCGAGCCGCGCACCTTCTTCGTGCAGGCGAGTGTCGGGTTCTAA
- a CDS encoding FecR family protein: protein MDTRECTCDSASVRDAAATWFSRVQSQSMSVAEKAEFDAWRAQHAIHETEYQWLVSLWSAADLVPKARLQALCEMPVTSIRRRSVLGFGLAASVLAVALGAGVWMHLQSQTGYRADFATALGERRAVTLPDGSSIELNSRSRVRINFERQQRNVELEQGEAMFTVAHDSEWPFVVQAGLGQVTVTGTRFDVRHDGEQAQVAVESGNVRVQGTDAQSVVNLTAGLGTVVNAKGQVAAAQPVNTEALLAWRKGQLVFDNASLAEVAIEVSRYRDKPLRVSTPALAQLRLSSVFKTDDTDALLTALPRILPVAIKNLADGSQEIISAK, encoded by the coding sequence ATGGATACGCGTGAATGCACCTGCGACAGCGCAAGCGTGCGTGATGCGGCGGCCACCTGGTTTTCGCGTGTGCAGTCGCAATCGATGAGCGTCGCTGAGAAGGCCGAATTTGACGCGTGGCGCGCGCAACATGCGATTCATGAAACGGAATACCAGTGGCTGGTCAGTCTGTGGTCGGCCGCCGATCTGGTGCCCAAGGCCCGTCTGCAGGCACTGTGTGAGATGCCCGTCACCTCAATCCGGCGCCGTTCTGTACTGGGTTTTGGGTTGGCCGCCAGTGTGCTGGCCGTCGCGCTGGGAGCGGGCGTATGGATGCATCTGCAATCGCAAACCGGGTATCGCGCCGACTTTGCCACGGCTTTGGGCGAGCGCCGGGCCGTGACGCTGCCGGACGGTTCATCCATCGAACTCAACAGCCGCAGTCGGGTGCGAATCAACTTTGAGCGTCAGCAGCGAAACGTCGAGCTCGAACAAGGTGAGGCGATGTTCACCGTCGCGCACGACAGCGAATGGCCTTTTGTGGTGCAGGCAGGTCTTGGGCAGGTGACGGTCACCGGTACCCGTTTTGATGTGCGGCACGACGGCGAGCAAGCGCAGGTGGCGGTTGAGTCGGGTAACGTGCGGGTGCAAGGCACCGATGCCCAGTCGGTGGTTAACCTGACGGCGGGGCTGGGCACTGTGGTGAATGCCAAGGGGCAGGTCGCCGCTGCACAGCCGGTCAATACCGAGGCACTGCTGGCCTGGCGCAAAGGCCAGTTGGTGTTTGATAACGCCAGCCTCGCGGAGGTGGCGATCGAGGTGTCGCGCTACCGGGACAAGCCGCTGCGCGTGAGTACGCCTGCGCTGGCACAGTTGCGCTTGTCCAGCGTGTTCAAGACAGATGACACCGACGCGCTGCTCACCGCTTTGCCACGCATCTTGCCGGTCGCGATCAAAAACCTCGCCGATGGCAGCCAGGAAATCATCTCGGCAAAATAA
- a CDS encoding sigma-70 family RNA polymerase sigma factor: MTHKVPRRTGFFEHYEELIGTWTRRLRNRQQAQDLAHDTFVRVLESASETVEQPRAYLHQMARNIAVDGFRREELRDAKEQAAVPPSSSETGDPEQYMRAIQLAESVEKALQELPLNCRKVFVWQKIEGLTQAEIAERLGLSKNMVEKYMIRTLRHLRERVEAP, encoded by the coding sequence ATGACTCACAAAGTGCCCCGCCGAACGGGCTTTTTTGAACATTACGAAGAGTTGATCGGAACCTGGACGCGCCGCTTGCGTAATCGTCAGCAGGCGCAGGACCTGGCCCACGATACCTTTGTACGGGTACTCGAATCCGCTTCGGAGACGGTCGAACAGCCGCGTGCATATTTGCATCAAATGGCGCGTAATATCGCGGTTGACGGTTTTCGTCGAGAAGAGTTGCGTGACGCCAAGGAGCAGGCCGCCGTTCCACCAAGTTCGTCCGAAACGGGCGATCCGGAGCAGTACATGCGTGCTATCCAGTTGGCTGAGTCTGTCGAAAAAGCCTTGCAGGAGCTCCCGCTAAACTGCCGGAAGGTGTTTGTCTGGCAGAAGATCGAAGGCTTGACTCAAGCCGAGATTGCCGAGCGCCTGGGATTGTCCAAGAACATGGTGGAGAAATATATGATCCGCACTCTGCGTCATCTGCGAGAACGGGTGGAGGCCCCATGA
- a CDS encoding MFS transporter, with amino-acid sequence MSADFQATTTRFSRSDYRTLGLAALGGALEIYDFIIFVFFALTLSQLFFPPDMPEWLRLLQSFGIFVTGYLARPLGGILMAHFADHLGRKRVFSLSILMMALPCLLIGIMPTYAEIGYFAPLILLALRILQGAAVGGEVPSAWVFVAEHAPAGRRGYALGFLQAGLTFGYLIGALTATLLAQLFTPTEILDYAWRFPFLLGGVFGVIGVWLRRWLSETPVFLALRERREGRAELPLRTVLRDYRPSLLPAALLTCVLTSAVVVFVVITPTVMQQRFGMTASHTFALSSLGIVFLNIGCVLAGWVVDRIGVWRSIVLYSLLLPLGIGVLYASLVGQWGLPGLAYAFAGLTCGIVGVVPSVMVGLFPAAIRVSGISFTYNIAYALWASTTPLLLIALMPWSPWVCVVFCALMGLVGLLTARRFGFARDNQVERRLRAVTEM; translated from the coding sequence ATGTCTGCCGATTTTCAAGCAACGACCACGCGCTTTTCGCGCTCCGACTACAGAACCCTTGGGCTGGCGGCTCTGGGTGGAGCGCTGGAAATCTACGATTTCATCATTTTTGTGTTTTTTGCCCTGACCCTCAGTCAGTTGTTTTTTCCGCCGGATATGCCCGAATGGCTGCGCTTGTTGCAAAGCTTCGGGATTTTTGTGACCGGCTATCTGGCCCGTCCGCTGGGCGGCATTCTGATGGCGCACTTTGCGGATCATCTGGGGCGCAAGCGGGTGTTCAGCCTGAGCATTCTGATGATGGCCTTGCCCTGTCTGCTGATCGGGATCATGCCGACCTACGCCGAGATTGGTTATTTCGCGCCGCTGATCCTGCTCGCGCTGCGCATATTGCAAGGCGCAGCCGTCGGCGGCGAAGTCCCGAGTGCCTGGGTGTTTGTGGCTGAGCACGCGCCCGCCGGTCGTCGTGGCTATGCGCTGGGCTTTTTGCAGGCTGGTCTGACGTTCGGTTACCTGATTGGCGCCCTGACCGCCACTTTGCTGGCCCAACTGTTTACCCCCACTGAGATTCTTGATTACGCCTGGCGCTTTCCGTTCTTGTTGGGCGGGGTGTTTGGGGTGATCGGGGTATGGCTGCGCCGCTGGCTGAGCGAAACCCCTGTGTTTCTGGCCTTGCGCGAGCGCCGTGAGGGGCGGGCAGAGCTGCCGCTGCGCACGGTGTTGCGCGACTATCGTCCTTCTTTGTTGCCCGCAGCGTTGCTGACGTGTGTGCTGACCAGCGCTGTGGTGGTGTTTGTGGTGATTACCCCGACCGTGATGCAGCAGCGTTTCGGCATGACCGCCAGCCATACGTTTGCCCTGAGCAGCCTGGGTATTGTGTTTCTGAACATCGGTTGTGTGCTGGCCGGGTGGGTGGTTGACCGGATTGGCGTCTGGCGCAGCATCGTGTTGTACAGCCTGCTGTTGCCGCTGGGCATTGGCGTGCTTTACGCCAGCCTGGTCGGACAGTGGGGCTTGCCGGGGCTGGCTTATGCCTTTGCTGGCTTGACCTGCGGGATTGTCGGGGTGGTGCCGTCGGTGATGGTCGGTCTGTTTCCGGCAGCGATCCGTGTGTCGGGTATTTCCTTCACCTACAACATTGCCTACGCGCTGTGGGCCAGTACTACACCGCTGTTGCTGATTGCATTGATGCCTTGGAGTCCATGGGTGTGCGTGGTGTTTTGCGCCCTGATGGGGCTGGTAGGTCTGTTGACTGCGCGCAGGTTCGGTTTTGCGCGGGACAATCAGGTCGAACGGCGCTTGCGAGCGGTCACTGAAATGTAG